The following are encoded in a window of Chthoniobacterales bacterium genomic DNA:
- the lysS gene encoding lysine--tRNA ligase: protein MDEENQLIAQRREKLEALQARGANPFGSAYETSGTIAEVREKFAEGVSLRAAGRITAHRDMGKSHFVDLRDSTGRIQVYIHAKEVGDELIDLFKLVDLGDFIGVEGSCFLTKTGEPTLKVHTLQILGKALRPLPEKWHGLQDVETRYRQRYLDLITNEQSRAVFEKRIVIVREIRRFFEAKGFLEVETPMLQAVAGGAAAEPFRTHHKALGLELFLRIAPELYLKRLLVGGFNKVFELNRNFRNEGISRKHNPEFTMLEAYWAYADFEKIADLVEEMICHLASVLEGGAPATPDAEPRGSSTLQIEHKDAEGNVTRTLNLTRPWRRARYRDLIREIDPEWFNYTTEKRRERCGELGVEINPRMEDYEVTQQVFEKLVEEKTFDPLFVTHCPKELVPLAKQNVEDPTLVDVYELIINGQEISPGYSELNDPIVQRQRLIEQAGEETQKLDEEFLLALEHGMPPAGGFGVGIDRLVMLLTGAESIRDVILFPLLKPRR from the coding sequence GTGGACGAAGAGAATCAGCTCATAGCGCAGCGGCGTGAGAAATTGGAGGCGCTCCAGGCCCGGGGCGCCAATCCTTTTGGCAGCGCGTACGAAACGTCCGGCACCATCGCGGAAGTGCGCGAAAAATTCGCCGAAGGCGTTTCCCTCCGGGCGGCCGGTCGCATTACCGCCCACCGCGACATGGGGAAAAGCCATTTCGTCGACCTCCGCGATTCCACGGGGCGAATCCAGGTTTACATCCACGCGAAAGAAGTCGGCGATGAGCTGATCGACCTGTTCAAGCTGGTCGATCTCGGGGATTTCATCGGCGTCGAGGGGAGCTGTTTTCTGACCAAGACCGGCGAACCGACCCTGAAAGTGCACACTCTCCAGATCCTGGGAAAAGCGCTCCGACCGCTCCCCGAGAAATGGCATGGGCTTCAGGACGTCGAGACGCGCTACCGGCAGCGGTATCTTGATCTGATCACGAACGAACAATCACGAGCGGTCTTCGAAAAACGGATCGTGATTGTGCGGGAGATCCGGCGATTCTTTGAGGCGAAAGGCTTTCTCGAAGTCGAAACGCCAATGCTCCAGGCGGTCGCGGGCGGCGCGGCGGCAGAACCGTTCCGGACCCACCACAAGGCGCTCGGGCTCGAGCTTTTCCTTCGGATTGCGCCCGAGCTTTATCTCAAGCGATTGCTGGTCGGCGGCTTCAACAAGGTCTTTGAGCTGAATCGAAATTTCCGAAACGAAGGGATCTCGCGGAAGCACAATCCGGAATTCACCATGCTGGAAGCGTATTGGGCCTACGCCGATTTCGAAAAGATCGCGGACCTGGTGGAAGAAATGATCTGTCATTTGGCGAGCGTTTTGGAGGGCGGAGCTCCAGCGACGCCGGACGCCGAACCTCGCGGGAGCTCGACCCTCCAGATCGAACACAAAGACGCGGAAGGAAATGTCACGCGCACTCTCAACCTCACCCGTCCCTGGCGACGCGCTCGTTACCGCGACCTGATCCGCGAAATCGATCCGGAGTGGTTTAACTACACCACCGAAAAACGACGCGAACGTTGCGGCGAGCTCGGGGTAGAGATCAATCCACGCATGGAAGATTATGAAGTGACGCAGCAGGTTTTCGAAAAGCTGGTTGAGGAGAAAACGTTCGACCCGCTTTTCGTGACGCATTGCCCGAAGGAACTGGTGCCGCTGGCGAAGCAAAATGTCGAAGACCCGACCTTGGTGGACGTTTACGAACTGATCATCAACGGCCAGGAAATTTCGCCCGGCTATTCCGAGCTGAACGATCCGATTGTGCAGCGGCAACGGCTGATCGAGCAGGCGGGCGAAGAAACCCAGAAGCTCGACGAAGAATTTCTTCTCGCCCTCGAACACGGCATGCCTCCGGCAGGCGGGTTCGGCGTCGGGATCGACCGGCTGGTGATGCTTTTGACCGGCGCGGAATCGATTCGGGATGTGATTTTGTTCCCGCTGCTAAAGCCGCGGAGGTGA
- a CDS encoding DUF4388 domain-containing protein → MQLLIVHDDAEVGEQLAGMVADYTSHQCDLVANDAAALRWAQTHARCDLLLAQLEGSGVDGLSLGGVLSEIFPGLQVLFLPAYSAAERCLDIARTKVFPEPIDGERVLGAIEAAANPRETDADLFHVLDVLQMCCLSQRTGAVQIVKGERSGIVYLREGKIVHAEGAVTRGREALLQIAGWDEVEFAYDSEARVPETIFLSWTEALVEVAPPKEEKREKASSPSKRPEPRPVEPPRPKKRGFFAGLLRS, encoded by the coding sequence ATGCAATTGCTCATCGTCCACGACGACGCTGAGGTTGGGGAACAATTGGCGGGAATGGTGGCCGACTACACGAGCCACCAGTGCGATCTGGTCGCGAATGACGCGGCGGCGCTCCGCTGGGCGCAGACCCACGCGCGCTGCGATCTCCTTCTTGCCCAATTGGAGGGTAGCGGTGTCGATGGTCTTTCTCTCGGCGGGGTGCTGAGTGAAATTTTTCCAGGGTTGCAGGTATTATTTCTGCCTGCGTATTCCGCGGCCGAACGGTGTCTCGACATCGCGAGGACGAAGGTTTTTCCGGAACCGATCGATGGAGAACGCGTGCTGGGAGCGATCGAAGCCGCGGCGAACCCGCGGGAAACGGACGCGGATTTGTTTCACGTTCTCGATGTCTTGCAGATGTGCTGCCTGAGCCAGCGGACTGGCGCGGTGCAAATCGTGAAGGGGGAGCGGAGCGGGATTGTCTATCTGCGGGAGGGCAAGATTGTGCACGCGGAGGGCGCGGTCACGCGTGGCCGAGAGGCGCTCCTGCAAATCGCCGGTTGGGACGAGGTTGAATTTGCCTACGATTCCGAAGCGCGCGTCCCGGAGACAATCTTCCTGTCGTGGACCGAGGCCCTTGTCGAGGTAGCTCCTCCCAAAGAGGAGAAGCGGGAGAAGGCCAGCTCGCCTTCCAAGAGGCCGGAACCCCGGCCCGTGGAACCGCCACGGCCGAAGAAGCGCGGGTTTTTTGCCGGGCTCCTGCGCAGTTAA
- a CDS encoding chemotaxis protein CheB, protein MSDKNAPLGTETRARHNGAPPAAQLDAAAADMPGANLHDGARKRRDPNEPVAVVGLGASAGGVSVLQQFFADMQVDSGLAFVVVMHLSPEHESSLASILQQHTAMPVLQVTHRVKVKPNHAYVIPPNNQLAFDDGMLELLERPPPNGRPVTIDLFFRSLAHSFGQRAVGVILSGSDSDGVIGLKHIRAQGGVTIAQDPDEAEHNAMPLTAISTGMVDWVLPVAEIPPKLVHFVRNEHAMKLPPEIPDAPERDAKLKDAPGGETVSDETRSRTDENAIMEVLAHLRAQTGHDFTHYKRATILRRIARRMQVNLVESIPDYLGFLRRHSDEPLALLQDLLIGVTHFFRDQDAFAALEANIPQLFSGKTKDDQVRAWVAGCATGEEAYSVAMLLTEYAERFESPPIVQVFATDIDEQSLLEAREGLYPHTIEADISQDRLRHFFSKDQGRYRVRKHLREKVLFAAHNFLRDAPFSRIDLISCRNLLIYLGSKAQEQAFEVFHFSLRSAGLLFLGGSETSAGHALFSPVDTNHRIYARRSVPRPVWKIPVVPVSVPLQEPPARALPKAALPPLTQATVQDAGRRSEASDTLSLERRGALFGELHLRLLEQYAPPSVVVNAEHEVVHLSVNAGAYLRFTAGEPSANIFKLVRPELQVELRTALFSAGQNRDQNVRSSPQTVHFDSHDEVVALHVRRVETNQGEHFFLVLFQRQDEPGAAAENQLLQADVARGLDEEIAFLKAQLATAVEQYEATNEELKASNEELQAINEEMRSATEELQTSKEELQSGNEELTTVNAELKNSVEELSRANADLNNLMGSTDIGTIFLNRQLRVHRFTPSAQKIFNLLPTDIGRPLADITHHIDYDALMSDVEDVLDRLTTIEREVARDRPDGGEEEARWYLVRIAPYRALQDRIAGVVVTFIDITRRHRAEDAVRESEERMARLADAIPQIVWTNTVDGTANYFNRRWYDYTGLTFEKSAGPGWQAVVHPDDAPASRDRWQKALKAGEVFDSEYRLRNADGDYRWFIGRNVPLRDKENRITGWFGTATDIHDLKLAEASTREMEGRFQLLVEGTPDYAMFLLDPENVITFWSTGAEKVFGWTAEEAVGQTGAIIFTDADQKKGEVEKEIETAVREGRAPDRRWHRRKDGSRLWADGVMRRIDRRDGGLRGFAKICRDATEQREIEDALLHAKEEMEQRVIERTREVVATNNELERTMAQRRQLERELLEISEREKRRIGEDLHDMVCQELTATALYLKSTAKKLARKDEAAAQTLEESAETVNRNVGIARELARGLQAVELRAAGLKDALRDLAASANQNRGVNCHFKAARGVRVTDDAVALHLYRIAQEAVTNALKHSGAHNILIALDRSATHICVSVQDDGKGFDLGKRRKGLGVHMMRYRANALEGELSIERRKTGGMDITCKIPIKR, encoded by the coding sequence ATGTCCGACAAGAACGCGCCACTGGGAACCGAAACAAGGGCGAGGCATAACGGCGCCCCGCCGGCGGCGCAACTGGATGCGGCGGCGGCCGATATGCCGGGTGCGAACTTGCATGACGGGGCCCGCAAACGCCGTGATCCGAACGAGCCGGTAGCGGTCGTCGGTCTGGGAGCTTCCGCGGGTGGCGTGAGTGTGTTGCAGCAATTTTTTGCCGACATGCAGGTAGACAGCGGGCTGGCGTTCGTGGTCGTGATGCATCTTTCGCCGGAACACGAAAGCAGCCTGGCGAGCATCCTTCAGCAGCACACCGCGATGCCTGTCTTACAGGTGACTCACCGGGTGAAGGTTAAACCGAATCACGCCTACGTGATTCCGCCCAACAACCAACTCGCCTTTGACGACGGCATGCTCGAGCTGCTCGAGCGGCCGCCGCCGAACGGGCGTCCGGTGACGATCGACCTTTTCTTTCGCAGCCTGGCGCACTCGTTCGGGCAGCGCGCGGTCGGCGTCATTCTTTCCGGGTCCGATTCAGACGGCGTGATCGGGCTCAAGCACATTCGCGCGCAGGGTGGCGTGACGATCGCGCAGGACCCGGACGAGGCGGAACACAACGCCATGCCGCTGACGGCGATCAGCACAGGAATGGTGGACTGGGTGCTGCCGGTGGCCGAGATCCCTCCGAAGCTGGTTCACTTCGTCCGCAACGAACACGCGATGAAGTTGCCGCCGGAAATTCCAGACGCTCCGGAGCGCGACGCGAAGTTGAAGGATGCGCCCGGCGGCGAAACGGTCTCGGACGAAACCCGGTCGCGGACCGATGAGAACGCGATCATGGAAGTGCTCGCACATTTGCGAGCGCAAACCGGCCACGACTTCACCCATTACAAACGGGCCACGATCCTGCGCCGGATCGCGCGGCGGATGCAGGTGAACCTGGTCGAAAGCATTCCCGATTACCTCGGCTTTCTGCGCCGCCATTCGGACGAGCCTCTGGCCCTTCTCCAGGACTTGCTCATCGGCGTCACTCATTTTTTCCGCGACCAGGACGCGTTCGCCGCGCTGGAGGCAAACATCCCCCAGCTTTTTAGTGGCAAAACAAAAGACGATCAGGTCCGCGCCTGGGTGGCCGGTTGCGCGACGGGCGAAGAGGCTTACTCGGTCGCGATGCTGCTGACGGAATATGCGGAACGGTTCGAGTCGCCCCCGATCGTGCAGGTCTTCGCGACCGACATCGACGAACAGTCGTTGCTGGAAGCGCGCGAAGGGTTGTATCCGCATACCATCGAAGCCGATATTTCGCAGGACCGGTTGAGGCACTTCTTCAGCAAGGACCAGGGACGCTATCGGGTGCGAAAGCATCTCCGCGAGAAAGTTCTTTTCGCCGCCCACAATTTCCTGAGGGACGCGCCTTTTTCCCGGATCGATCTGATTTCCTGCCGCAACCTGCTTATCTATCTCGGCAGCAAAGCGCAGGAACAGGCCTTCGAGGTGTTCCATTTTTCACTGCGCTCGGCCGGCCTGCTTTTCCTGGGCGGCTCGGAAACCAGCGCAGGGCACGCGCTTTTTTCGCCGGTGGATACGAACCACCGAATCTATGCCCGCCGCTCGGTGCCGCGCCCGGTTTGGAAGATCCCGGTGGTGCCGGTGTCGGTGCCGCTGCAGGAGCCGCCGGCGCGCGCCTTGCCGAAAGCCGCGCTGCCACCGCTCACCCAGGCGACGGTCCAGGATGCCGGAAGGAGATCGGAGGCCAGCGACACCTTAAGCCTGGAGCGGCGCGGCGCCCTTTTTGGCGAACTGCATTTACGGTTGCTCGAGCAGTACGCGCCACCCTCGGTGGTGGTGAACGCCGAGCACGAGGTCGTTCATCTTTCGGTGAACGCCGGGGCCTATCTGCGTTTTACTGCGGGCGAACCTTCGGCAAATATCTTCAAGCTCGTCCGGCCGGAGCTCCAGGTGGAATTGCGCACCGCCCTTTTCAGCGCGGGGCAAAACCGGGATCAAAACGTGCGGAGCTCGCCGCAGACGGTCCACTTCGACTCGCATGACGAAGTCGTCGCTCTCCATGTCCGCCGCGTCGAGACGAACCAGGGCGAACACTTCTTCCTCGTCCTGTTCCAGCGGCAGGACGAGCCCGGCGCCGCGGCGGAGAATCAGCTCCTCCAGGCAGACGTAGCGCGCGGTTTGGACGAGGAAATCGCGTTCCTGAAGGCGCAGCTCGCCACCGCGGTCGAGCAATACGAAGCGACCAACGAAGAGCTGAAAGCATCGAACGAAGAGCTCCAGGCGATCAACGAAGAGATGCGCTCGGCCACGGAAGAGTTGCAAACGAGCAAGGAGGAATTGCAGTCCGGCAACGAAGAGCTGACGACGGTCAACGCCGAGCTGAAGAATAGCGTGGAAGAATTGAGCCGGGCGAACGCCGACCTCAACAACCTGATGGGGTCAACCGACATCGGCACCATCTTTTTGAACCGCCAACTGCGGGTCCATCGCTTCACCCCCAGCGCGCAAAAGATTTTCAATCTGCTCCCTACCGATATTGGCCGGCCGTTGGCGGACATTACTCACCATATCGACTACGACGCTCTGATGTCGGACGTGGAAGACGTGCTCGATCGCTTGACGACCATTGAGCGCGAAGTAGCTCGAGACCGGCCGGATGGAGGGGAGGAAGAGGCCCGCTGGTATCTGGTGCGAATCGCTCCGTACCGCGCGCTGCAGGATCGCATCGCCGGTGTCGTCGTGACCTTTATCGACATTACGCGCCGGCATCGCGCGGAGGACGCCGTGCGAGAAAGCGAAGAACGCATGGCGCGTCTGGCAGATGCCATTCCGCAGATCGTCTGGACGAATACCGTGGACGGGACCGCGAATTACTTTAATCGCCGCTGGTACGACTACACGGGCCTTACCTTCGAGAAATCCGCCGGGCCAGGATGGCAGGCGGTCGTTCATCCTGATGACGCGCCGGCCTCCAGGGATCGCTGGCAGAAGGCGCTCAAGGCCGGCGAAGTTTTCGACAGCGAATACCGGCTGCGAAATGCGGACGGTGACTATCGCTGGTTCATCGGGCGCAACGTGCCCCTGCGCGATAAGGAAAATCGCATCACGGGCTGGTTCGGAACGGCCACCGACATCCACGATCTCAAGCTGGCAGAAGCAAGCACACGTGAAATGGAGGGACGCTTTCAGTTGCTCGTCGAGGGGACGCCGGATTACGCGATGTTCCTCCTCGATCCGGAAAACGTAATCACCTTCTGGAGCACGGGCGCGGAAAAAGTGTTCGGCTGGACCGCGGAGGAAGCAGTCGGGCAGACAGGCGCGATCATTTTCACCGACGCCGACCAGAAGAAAGGCGAAGTAGAAAAAGAGATCGAAACTGCTGTCCGCGAAGGCCGGGCGCCGGACCGCCGCTGGCACCGGCGGAAGGACGGGTCGCGTCTCTGGGCGGATGGAGTCATGCGTCGAATCGATCGACGGGACGGGGGACTGCGCGGCTTCGCGAAAATCTGCCGCGATGCGACCGAACAGCGTGAGATTGAAGACGCGTTGCTCCATGCCAAGGAAGAAATGGAACAGCGCGTCATCGAGCGAACGCGCGAAGTCGTGGCGACGAACAATGAGCTGGAACGAACGATGGCGCAGCGCCGGCAGCTCGAGCGTGAGTTGCTCGAGATCAGCGAGCGCGAGAAGCGGCGGATTGGCGAGGACCTGCACGACATGGTTTGCCAGGAGCTGACGGCCACGGCGCTGTATTTGAAATCGACCGCGAAGAAGCTCGCGCGGAAGGACGAGGCTGCGGCCCAAACGCTGGAAGAATCCGCCGAGACCGTCAACCGGAATGTCGGCATCGCCCGGGAACTGGCGCGCGGATTGCAAGCAGTCGAGCTAAGGGCGGCCGGATTGAAAGATGCGCTACGCGACCTGGCAGCGTCCGCGAATCAAAATCGCGGCGTAAACTGTCACTTCAAAGCTGCCCGGGGTGTTCGCGTTACGGATGACGCGGTTGCACTGCATTTATACCGGATCGCGCAGGAGGCAGTGACGAACGCGCTCAAACATTCCGGGGCCCATAACATCTTGATCGCGCTGGATCGGAGCGCGACTCACATTTGCGTAAGCGTGCAAGATGACGGCAAAGGGTTCGATCTCGGAAAACGGCGAAAAGGTTTGGGTGTCCATATGATGCGCTACCGTGCAAACGCCTTGGAGGGCGAGCTATCCATTGAGCGCCGCAAGACCGGCGGCATGGACATAACCTGCAAGATCCCGATCAAGCGGTGA
- a CDS encoding response regulator transcription factor — translation MATGPKLKPAKAPSSAKKPTSGPSAKEARRLAIEPDVKSTGALGSGLVANPKCALPESIRIVVVDDHPLFRHGLIQLLNSDDGFAVCGEANSAGEAMDVLRKVKPHLVIADLGLKGTNGIELTKMIVAEFPQMPVLILSMHDESLYAVRSLRAGARGYVTKQEALGSVLEAVREVMDGHTYLSPKMASQVISKVVVNRVAPDEEITDRLSDRELEVLELIGAGKEVKAIAKALNLSPKTVETHRTHIKEKLNLQNARQVARFAVQWVAERAI, via the coding sequence ATGGCTACCGGTCCAAAATTGAAGCCTGCCAAGGCCCCATCGTCGGCGAAGAAGCCGACCTCGGGCCCCAGCGCCAAAGAAGCGCGGCGCCTGGCCATCGAGCCCGATGTGAAATCGACCGGCGCGCTCGGCAGCGGGCTGGTCGCTAACCCGAAGTGCGCCCTGCCGGAATCGATTCGGATCGTGGTAGTTGACGATCATCCGCTTTTCCGCCATGGCCTGATTCAGCTTTTGAATTCGGACGACGGTTTCGCGGTTTGTGGCGAAGCCAACAGCGCCGGGGAAGCAATGGACGTCCTTCGCAAAGTAAAACCGCACCTGGTCATCGCCGATCTCGGCTTGAAAGGCACCAATGGGATTGAGCTGACGAAAATGATTGTGGCCGAGTTCCCGCAGATGCCGGTGCTGATTCTTTCCATGCACGATGAGTCGCTGTATGCGGTGCGCTCGCTCCGGGCTGGCGCGCGCGGTTACGTCACGAAACAGGAAGCGCTCGGCAGTGTCCTCGAGGCCGTGCGCGAAGTGATGGATGGCCACACTTACCTCAGCCCGAAGATGGCGAGCCAGGTGATTTCCAAGGTAGTCGTCAATCGGGTCGCGCCGGATGAGGAAATTACGGACAGGTTAAGCGACCGCGAATTGGAAGTGCTGGAACTGATTGGCGCCGGGAAAGAGGTCAAGGCGATCGCCAAGGCGCTCAACCTCAGTCCGAAGACCGTGGAGACGCACCGGACGCACATTAAGGAAAAGCTGAATCTGCAAAACGCGCGGCAAGTCGCGCGTTTCGCCGTCCAGTGGGTGGCCGAGCGGGCGATCTAG
- a CDS encoding NAD(P)H-hydrate dehydratase produces the protein MESPIVSSAAMRAAEEAAFANGVEVEALMDRAGAGVARTVRQFFPEPGKALVFVGKGHNGGDALVAARCLKEAGWEIDLRLVFPENDCAELTRKKLEECRTAERSIVDGLAEMRPSASIILDGVLGLGSKHLLREPVRTAAQEINRLRREERMFVFAVDLPTGLDGDNGDSDPDCVVADFTSTIAFAKHGLVADRVIDLVGRIAVVPLADLVTPQVPANDLLATDQSLRALLPRRRFGAYKNEFGRIGVVAGSPGFIGAALMTAQGALRSGAGLVEVFVPKEIYPIVAAAAPAEAMVKAVRSYRDLLEEKIDVWAVGPGLGKSQAKDVLRLIERATAPMVVDADGLNIVSDDVEVLKRCAGPRLLTPHPGEMKRLMDPGKMSRAGLARSFTDLFPVTLLLKGARTVVCERGKPLSYNSTGNPGMATGGMGDVLTGVCAGLMGQGVSLYDVARIGAWACGRASEVAIVERGQTEQSLLPRDVLDNLGAAFWELLL, from the coding sequence TTGGAATCGCCGATCGTAAGTTCTGCGGCCATGCGGGCGGCGGAAGAGGCCGCATTTGCCAACGGTGTCGAGGTGGAAGCATTGATGGATCGCGCCGGCGCCGGTGTTGCCCGGACAGTCCGGCAATTCTTTCCTGAGCCGGGCAAAGCGCTCGTCTTCGTCGGGAAAGGCCACAACGGCGGTGATGCGCTCGTGGCGGCCAGGTGTTTGAAGGAGGCGGGATGGGAAATCGATCTGCGTCTGGTTTTTCCCGAGAACGATTGCGCGGAATTGACCCGCAAGAAGCTGGAGGAATGCAGGACGGCCGAGCGTTCGATCGTCGATGGACTCGCAGAAATGCGTCCCTCGGCTTCCATCATTCTCGATGGCGTGCTGGGGCTTGGGTCGAAACACCTTTTGCGGGAACCCGTCCGGACAGCCGCGCAGGAAATCAATCGTCTTCGACGCGAGGAAAGGATGTTCGTTTTCGCGGTCGATTTGCCAACCGGGCTCGACGGGGACAACGGCGACAGCGATCCGGATTGCGTCGTGGCTGATTTTACCAGCACGATCGCATTCGCAAAGCACGGCCTGGTGGCGGACCGGGTGATCGATCTCGTCGGGCGGATTGCGGTCGTTCCGCTGGCCGATCTGGTCACTCCACAGGTTCCGGCGAACGATCTCCTGGCCACCGACCAATCGCTCCGCGCGCTTTTGCCGAGACGAAGATTCGGCGCCTACAAGAATGAGTTCGGAAGGATCGGCGTCGTCGCCGGGTCGCCGGGATTTATCGGCGCGGCGCTGATGACCGCGCAGGGCGCGTTGCGTTCGGGCGCGGGTCTGGTCGAAGTTTTTGTCCCGAAAGAGATTTATCCGATTGTGGCCGCGGCCGCGCCGGCCGAGGCCATGGTCAAGGCCGTTCGCTCGTACCGGGATTTGTTGGAGGAGAAGATCGACGTCTGGGCGGTGGGACCCGGCTTGGGCAAATCGCAGGCAAAAGATGTCCTGCGGCTAATCGAGCGCGCGACCGCCCCGATGGTGGTTGATGCCGACGGTCTGAACATCGTGTCGGACGACGTTGAAGTCCTGAAACGTTGCGCCGGTCCCCGCCTTCTCACGCCGCATCCCGGCGAAATGAAACGGCTGATGGATCCGGGCAAAATGTCACGCGCCGGCCTCGCCCGCAGTTTCACCGATTTGTTTCCGGTGACTCTGCTGCTCAAGGGGGCCCGGACGGTTGTCTGCGAACGCGGGAAGCCGCTCAGTTACAACTCAACCGGGAATCCGGGCATGGCGACCGGCGGGATGGGGGATGTGCTTACCGGCGTTTGTGCCGGTTTGATGGGCCAGGGAGTTTCGTTATACGACGTGGCCCGAATCGGCGCGTGGG
- a CDS encoding N-acetylmuramoyl-L-alanine amidase, with product MNRFHFSWSRCALLALFLALASSGYGQSRTIIIDAGHGGFDRGGVPGQRISEKDKALDVAQRLKRILQAQGYRVIMTRDSDVFIPLGTRTAIANNYRGASFVSIHFNCASRVGANGIETYYYRSDSASLAASIHRNVVSISPSENRGIRRRGFYVLRRTAIPSVLVECGFLTNPTEGRLALSAEYRQSLAEQIARGINRQPPMSSKPLTASLRSLSLGNDFVRVPPESSGHRKKSKSSKSSKSSRKSKKSKSSDSDSDKPKKKKSKKKKSED from the coding sequence ATGAATCGATTTCATTTTTCCTGGAGCCGCTGCGCTCTGCTTGCGCTTTTCCTGGCGCTGGCCTCGTCCGGTTACGGCCAATCCCGCACCATTATAATCGATGCCGGGCACGGCGGTTTTGACCGCGGAGGCGTTCCCGGCCAGCGGATCAGCGAGAAAGATAAGGCGCTCGATGTTGCCCAGCGTTTGAAGCGGATCCTGCAGGCCCAGGGGTATCGCGTAATCATGACCCGGGACAGCGACGTCTTTATCCCCCTGGGAACGCGGACCGCGATCGCGAACAATTACCGGGGAGCGAGCTTCGTCTCGATTCATTTCAACTGCGCCTCCCGCGTGGGAGCGAACGGGATCGAGACTTATTATTATCGTTCCGACAGCGCGTCGCTCGCGGCCAGCATTCATCGCAACGTCGTTTCCATTTCGCCTTCGGAAAATCGCGGAATCCGCCGGCGCGGTTTTTATGTCCTGCGGCGCACCGCGATTCCCTCGGTTTTGGTGGAATGCGGGTTCCTGACCAATCCGACCGAGGGGCGGCTCGCCTTGAGCGCGGAATATCGCCAAAGCCTGGCGGAGCAAATCGCGCGGGGCATTAACCGGCAACCTCCGATGTCTTCCAAGCCCCTCACGGCCAGTTTGAGAAGTCTGTCGCTCGGGAACGACTTCGTGCGCGTTCCGCCGGAAAGTTCCGGCCACCGGAAGAAGTCGAAGTCGTCGAAATCCTCGAAGTCCTCGCGCAAGAGCAAGAAATCTAAGAGCAGCGATAGCGACAGCGACAAGCCGAAGAAGAAAAAATCGAAGAAGAAGAAGTCGGAGGATTAA